A DNA window from Candidatus Zixiibacteriota bacterium contains the following coding sequences:
- a CDS encoding NAD(P)-binding protein produces the protein MEKETSGELSISKNTSDLIIVGAGISGLMASDYLHHHDIRPLILDKSPGVGGRMATRRIGEARFDHGAQEFICKDSVFCEYLASWLEDGLVHKWFNGERDHYVGSQGMTAVPKFLAEKQNIVNKCRVMTADYREDHWIVTCADGREFRSKLLVLSAPVPQSLAVLSNIETELDSRIIKSLREIEYNRCIAVMAVLDQGSRIGRTGWIRFENGSIRWIADNQSKSISSTGSVTIHSTCSYAHEHWEDNTDDIARDLLKIAADIIGAKPLEYQVHRWRYSDVAVHHPDRLVYSSAPGPVLFCGDAFGKASCGVETAALSGLSTAEYSLELLRKYDSLTA, from the coding sequence ATGGAAAAGGAAACTTCGGGCGAATTGAGTATCTCTAAAAATACATCAGATTTAATAATCGTGGGTGCCGGTATATCCGGTTTAATGGCATCTGATTATCTCCACCACCACGATATCCGTCCCCTAATCCTCGACAAGTCCCCCGGGGTCGGTGGCCGTATGGCTACCCGCAGGATTGGTGAGGCACGTTTTGACCACGGCGCGCAGGAGTTCATCTGCAAGGACAGCGTATTCTGTGAATACCTTGCAAGCTGGCTCGAAGACGGCCTGGTCCATAAGTGGTTTAACGGCGAAAGAGATCATTATGTCGGCAGTCAGGGCATGACCGCCGTGCCAAAATTTCTGGCTGAAAAGCAAAATATTGTAAATAAATGCCGGGTTATGACGGCGGATTATAGAGAAGATCACTGGATTGTAACCTGCGCGGACGGTCGCGAATTCAGGTCGAAACTTTTAGTCCTGAGCGCGCCGGTACCGCAGTCTCTGGCGGTGTTATCGAATATAGAAACAGAGTTAGATTCCAGGATAATAAAATCACTGCGTGAGATCGAGTACAACCGCTGTATCGCTGTTATGGCTGTTCTCGATCAAGGCTCCAGGATCGGCCGAACCGGATGGATTAGGTTTGAAAATGGTTCGATCCGCTGGATCGCCGACAACCAGAGCAAATCGATTTCATCCACCGGAAGTGTCACGATCCATTCGACCTGTTCCTATGCCCATGAGCACTGGGAGGATAACACGGATGATATCGCCCGTGACCTGCTCAAGATAGCAGCGGATATCATCGGCGCAAAACCGCTCGAATACCAGGTTCATCGCTGGCGTTACAGCGATGTCGCGGTACATCATCCCGATCGACTGGTCTATTCAAGTGCCCCCGGACCGGTGCTGTTTTGCGGTGACGCCTTTGGGAAAGCTTCCTGCGGGGTAGAGACCGCAGCGCTATCCGGTCTTTCCACGGCTGAGTATTCTCTCGAACTGTTGCGCAAATATGATTCCCTGACCGCCTGA
- a CDS encoding cytochrome c, with the protein MKTIIAILIVIVILAGAVFFYINSGWYNISANSKHNGLTLRLIETTKDRSIHHHAEDTVLSNLQDSSMLLSGFKYYDSLCLPCHGAIGISRERFALGMYPLPPELIEEVGEWSPAELFWITKNGIKLTGMPAFGELLGDQDIWSLVAFMQKLPEMSYYDYQRFRTEGRDHGFGQQ; encoded by the coding sequence ATGAAAACAATTATAGCGATCCTGATAGTGATAGTAATACTGGCAGGGGCTGTTTTCTTCTACATAAATTCGGGCTGGTACAATATTTCTGCGAATTCCAAACATAACGGGTTGACCCTGAGGCTGATCGAAACCACCAAAGACCGCTCGATTCATCATCATGCCGAAGACACTGTCCTTTCGAATTTACAGGACTCTTCCATGCTGTTATCCGGCTTTAAGTACTACGACAGCCTGTGCCTGCCCTGTCACGGTGCAATCGGAATAAGCCGTGAGCGATTCGCGCTTGGGATGTATCCGCTTCCGCCGGAACTGATTGAGGAAGTCGGCGAATGGAGCCCCGCTGAACTGTTCTGGATCACCAAAAACGGCATCAAGCTTACCGGTATGCCGGCATTTGGCGAACTTTTGGGCGATCAGGATATCTGGTCGCTTGTCGCTTTTATGCAAAAGCTTCCCGAGATGTCATATTACGATTACCAAAGATTTCGCACTGAAGGCCGGGATCATGGCTTTGGCCAACAGTAA